A stretch of Candidatus Vicinibacter affinis DNA encodes these proteins:
- a CDS encoding T9SS type A sorting domain-containing protein, with the protein MKVNRCLQFLFSFLTVCGYGQNIYDARQSVFLQAKLNENPPAITLNWVLDTANGGYTVWRKSKYDEIWTDSLAVLDARSVSWVDSSIKIGVDYEYQIIKSLPKFPYGDGSMNSGAGYIYSGIKVPAIHHRGACLVVIDSTFKQLLAMEISRLLNDLEGDGWQAQMLYVSRKDSIGKVKSGIKSWAQKNPDANQALFLLGRVPVPYSGEIAPDGHHSDHRGAWPCDGYYADLDGLWTDRTINITTAASSRNDNVPGDGKFDQNVIPGKARLQVGRVDFSNMSKFPESEEQLLRRYLDKNHDWRTGKINMVERGLVDNNFAPDPEALGQSGWKNFSPMFGISNVKDLAYRETLSKQSYIWSYGCGGGGPESASDISNTTNFTTDSLLTLFTMMFGSYFGDWDYPNNFLRGAIASRTCLASTWGNRPTWFLHHMAMGEHIGYATQLAMNNRGLYNPRFYGGYVSTALMGDPTLRMHILRPVERLIALQDGLNIRLDWQDSIGSAGYFVYKKSSGDSTFKLLNKIPVTDHFFIDPCVEKGPINYMVRSTALKTSASGSYYNLSAGIFTSIVSDPPTFSLVAQTKNADPGKSNGSIKVIPQGGCAPYSYRWDSGQTTEEIIGLTPGKYCVTVSDCMGCNTSDCASITVSNGLVTLPGLLKSKLYPNPAEDHIILHLEFEASVEIQIFIYNLQGKIFSQQICNGKELDLKWDTRTLPEGLYWLTMRSAQGHITLPFVKIE; encoded by the coding sequence ATGAAAGTAAACCGATGTCTGCAATTCTTATTTAGTTTTCTGACTGTTTGCGGATATGGGCAAAACATCTACGATGCCCGCCAGTCAGTATTCTTACAGGCAAAATTAAATGAAAATCCTCCTGCAATTACCCTTAACTGGGTATTGGACACTGCCAATGGCGGCTATACCGTATGGCGTAAATCCAAATACGATGAAATTTGGACCGATAGTCTTGCAGTTTTAGATGCACGTAGTGTTTCCTGGGTGGATAGCTCCATTAAAATTGGGGTTGATTATGAGTATCAAATAATAAAAAGCCTTCCTAAATTTCCATACGGTGACGGCAGTATGAATTCTGGTGCAGGATACATTTATTCAGGCATTAAAGTTCCGGCTATTCATCATCGAGGAGCGTGCCTGGTAGTCATTGACAGTACTTTTAAGCAATTGCTTGCCATGGAAATTTCAAGACTTCTAAATGACCTGGAAGGTGATGGTTGGCAGGCCCAGATGCTTTACGTAAGTCGAAAAGACTCCATTGGCAAGGTAAAATCAGGAATTAAATCATGGGCTCAAAAAAATCCAGATGCTAATCAAGCACTATTTCTTTTAGGACGCGTTCCAGTACCCTATTCCGGAGAAATAGCCCCTGATGGTCACCACAGTGATCACAGAGGAGCCTGGCCCTGTGATGGCTATTATGCAGATCTGGATGGACTGTGGACGGACAGGACAATCAACATTACAACAGCAGCCAGTTCGCGAAATGACAATGTCCCCGGTGATGGAAAATTTGATCAAAACGTCATCCCGGGAAAAGCTCGCCTTCAGGTTGGACGTGTTGATTTTTCTAATATGAGTAAATTCCCGGAATCAGAAGAACAACTTTTGAGAAGATATTTGGATAAGAATCATGACTGGCGAACAGGAAAAATAAATATGGTAGAAAGAGGACTGGTGGATAATAATTTTGCTCCAGATCCAGAGGCTTTAGGTCAATCAGGCTGGAAGAATTTTTCGCCGATGTTTGGCATTTCAAATGTCAAAGACCTAGCTTATAGAGAGACGCTGAGTAAACAATCCTATATTTGGTCTTATGGCTGCGGTGGCGGTGGTCCTGAGAGCGCTTCCGACATTTCCAATACCACAAATTTCACAACAGATTCTCTTCTGACTTTATTTACCATGATGTTTGGGTCATATTTTGGAGATTGGGATTACCCGAATAATTTTTTGAGAGGCGCCATAGCTTCCCGAACCTGCCTGGCCAGCACATGGGGCAACCGGCCGACTTGGTTTCTACACCACATGGCCATGGGCGAACATATTGGTTATGCGACTCAATTGGCCATGAACAACAGGGGACTTTACAATCCTCGATTCTATGGAGGATATGTTTCAACTGCGCTCATGGGTGACCCTACCCTTCGCATGCACATCCTGAGACCTGTAGAAAGATTAATTGCCCTTCAGGATGGACTTAATATTCGTCTGGATTGGCAAGATTCAATTGGTTCAGCAGGATATTTTGTCTATAAAAAATCAAGCGGCGACAGCACATTTAAATTACTCAACAAAATTCCGGTAACCGATCATTTCTTTATCGACCCCTGTGTAGAAAAAGGACCGATAAACTACATGGTAAGAAGCACCGCTCTGAAAACAAGCGCCAGTGGCAGTTATTACAATTTGAGTGCAGGCATTTTTACCTCTATTGTAAGTGACCCTCCAACTTTTTCTCTTGTGGCACAAACCAAAAATGCAGATCCCGGAAAATCCAATGGATCCATTAAAGTAATTCCTCAAGGCGGATGTGCTCCGTACTCCTATAGATGGGATTCCGGTCAAACCACTGAAGAAATTATTGGATTAACTCCTGGAAAATATTGTGTCACAGTAAGTGATTGCATGGGGTGTAATACTTCAGATTGCGCAAGCATCACCGTCAGCAACGGACTTGTAACGCTCCCAGGCTTGCTTAAATCTAAACTATATCCCAATCCTGCGGAAGACCATATTATTTTGCATCTGGAATTTGAAGCATCTGTAGAAATTCAAATTTTCATTTACAACCTTCAAGGCAAAATATTTTCCCAACAAATTTGCAACGGCAAAGAGCTTGATTTAAAATGGGATACAAGGACTTTACCTGAAGGACTTTACTGGCTTACCATGAGAAGTGCCCAAGGACATATAACATTGCCTTTTGTAAAAATCGAATAA
- a CDS encoding SRPBCC family protein — MNIVKKIVVVIAFIIALPLVAALFVPKQYTVSVSETINKPKKEVYDYLVLLKNQEEYSEWVKADPNLHPTISGIDGTVGAKQSWNSRDDNVGEGEQTITALTEDRIDVDIKFIRPFKSHAKAANIFKALNENQTEVISEFYAKEIYPLNLMSYLFGRGMIKKTEIQNLKNIKQILER, encoded by the coding sequence ATGAACATTGTAAAGAAAATTGTGGTCGTCATTGCCTTCATTATCGCACTGCCATTGGTAGCAGCCTTATTTGTTCCTAAACAGTACACCGTTTCTGTCTCCGAAACAATCAACAAACCTAAAAAAGAGGTTTATGATTATTTGGTTTTGCTTAAGAATCAGGAAGAATACAGTGAATGGGTAAAGGCGGATCCAAATCTTCACCCAACCATTTCCGGTATCGATGGCACAGTTGGTGCAAAACAAAGCTGGAACAGCAGGGATGACAATGTTGGAGAAGGTGAACAAACCATCACCGCACTGACTGAAGACAGAATAGATGTTGACATAAAATTCATTCGACCATTTAAGAGCCATGCAAAAGCTGCAAATATTTTTAAGGCCCTTAATGAAAATCAAACCGAGGTGATCAGTGAATTTTATGCAAAGGAGATTTATCCCCTTAACTTAATGTCGTATTTATTTGGTAGAGGTATGATCAAAAAAACTGAAATACAAAATTTAAAAAACATTAAACAGATACTGGAAAGATAA
- a CDS encoding Fic family protein, translating into MELLPVDLIQINNSKISEIDNVIKAIYRLIIYSRYHSDDDLLDIYLEGVNNLKEQLSIKNAQMEAQNEEEAKEYLKNLRTTLDFVIGEITNHNNFEKEIQLFQLLRLASPETHAIHPNRYRRTLVQIGSYICPEPAKVPQLVSELFHRIKSITNPIIRAIYFHHELIRIHPFADGNGRVTRIAKNWMLMYDLYPPIFINDAPQKIEYITTLGHSFRELEKHPNKWNNYTDAFFEQELDRLLLNSTILYESINIIGLNREKLIRVN; encoded by the coding sequence ATGGAATTACTTCCTGTCGACCTTATCCAGATCAATAACAGTAAAATAAGTGAAATTGACAATGTAATAAAAGCTATCTACAGATTAATCATTTACAGCCGGTATCATTCAGATGATGATCTATTGGATATATATCTAGAAGGTGTTAATAATCTTAAAGAGCAATTAAGTATTAAAAATGCTCAAATGGAGGCTCAAAATGAAGAAGAAGCAAAAGAGTATTTGAAGAACCTTAGAACAACGCTTGATTTTGTGATTGGAGAAATTACGAATCACAATAATTTTGAAAAAGAAATACAGTTATTTCAATTACTTCGACTGGCTTCTCCTGAAACTCATGCCATACATCCCAATCGTTATCGACGCACTCTTGTTCAAATAGGATCTTATATTTGCCCTGAACCTGCTAAAGTACCTCAATTAGTTTCCGAGCTTTTTCACAGGATAAAATCCATAACCAACCCTATAATAAGAGCCATTTACTTTCATCACGAGCTGATTCGCATACACCCTTTTGCTGATGGAAACGGAAGGGTCACAAGAATTGCAAAAAACTGGATGCTAATGTATGATTTATATCCACCTATATTTATAAATGATGCTCCTCAAAAAATAGAATACATTACTACGCTCGGGCATAGTTTCAGAGAACTCGAAAAACACCCTAACAAATGGAATAATTATACCGATGCTTTTTTTGAACAAGAACTTGACCGCTTGTTATTAAATTCCACCATTCTTTATGAAAGCATTAATATTATCGGTTTAAATAGAGAGAAATTAATTAGAGTAAATTAA
- a CDS encoding TerC family protein — protein MEWLIPLLSLISLEVILGIDNIIFISILADKLHENQRNKLRFWGIAMAMLMRLGLLALISWILKLDKTIFTLFEVDFSGKGLILILGGLFLIYKSVKEIYYKTEISKDDEPLIPNKASFKRLLTEVIILDLVFSIDSIITAVGMVQELWVMYTAVIVTVIIMLFASKPISEFIRKHPSFKILALCFLMMIGVSLLAEGFQFEIPKGYIYFSMAFAFLVDIVQMKTVKNK, from the coding sequence ATGGAATGGTTAATACCTTTACTGTCATTGATTAGTCTTGAAGTAATACTGGGGATCGACAACATAATTTTTATATCTATTTTAGCCGATAAACTTCACGAAAATCAGAGAAACAAACTCAGATTCTGGGGAATTGCCATGGCAATGCTTATGCGACTTGGCCTTTTGGCTCTTATTTCCTGGATTTTAAAATTAGATAAAACCATATTCACGCTATTTGAAGTTGACTTTTCAGGAAAAGGACTTATATTAATTTTGGGAGGCCTGTTTCTTATTTATAAAAGCGTAAAAGAAATTTATTACAAAACCGAAATAAGTAAAGACGACGAACCATTAATTCCAAATAAAGCCAGTTTTAAACGATTGCTTACAGAGGTAATAATATTAGACTTGGTATTTTCTATAGACTCCATTATTACAGCCGTTGGAATGGTTCAAGAACTTTGGGTGATGTATACTGCAGTAATTGTTACTGTAATCATCATGTTGTTTGCATCCAAACCAATAAGTGAATTTATTAGAAAACATCCATCATTCAAAATTTTAGCATTGTGCTTTTTAATGATGATTGGTGTTTCTTTACTTGCTGAAGGGTTTCAATTCGAGATACCAAAAGGATATATCTATTTCTCCATGGCATTTGCTTTCTTGGTGGACATAGTTCAAATGAAAACCGTAAAAAATAAGTAA
- a CDS encoding TolC family protein has product MKKSFLLLLVILSSNYLFAQKDSTTLNIEEFLEIVRQYHPAVKLSNIAIKKSEADILIARGAFNPIISNITSNKTFLNTEYYNYFNPNITIPLWYGVDIMAGVENLSGNRIDPTETFGKSSYLGISIPLIKNLVIQKRSAYLMQAKLYKEMTYTEQIALINNIMMEAASQYWQWVNAYQNYQIVDKNLSISLQRFEMIKKMWKNGERPSIDTIEAMTQLQIFESQKNESWLIYQSESIAMSAFLWKANNTPYQLPANTMPQQGWENESNIEAFQLNLTDLKEYARQFHPELKIYSQKFEVLGIDKKLKFQELLPELDFKYNHLSKGYNAFNTDGIFFQNNFQYGFKLEMPLLFSQGRGEYKKVKLKIEENKINQSQKLQNIELKIQNYHNEFVILKNQVKLHSAMLSNFKTMLKAEESLFRNGESSLFLINSRENKVLEIERKLIELKTKYYKTIYALQWSTGLLK; this is encoded by the coding sequence ATGAAAAAATCATTTCTTTTACTCCTGGTCATATTAAGCTCTAATTATCTTTTTGCGCAAAAAGATAGTACTACACTAAATATTGAAGAATTTTTAGAAATTGTAAGGCAATACCATCCTGCGGTAAAATTATCCAACATCGCTATCAAAAAATCCGAAGCAGATATTTTGATAGCTCGAGGTGCTTTCAATCCAATAATCAGCAACATCACTTCAAATAAAACTTTTTTAAATACAGAATATTACAACTATTTCAACCCCAACATAACAATACCTCTTTGGTATGGTGTGGACATCATGGCAGGTGTAGAAAACTTGTCGGGTAATCGCATAGACCCTACCGAAACATTCGGAAAATCAAGTTACTTAGGTATAAGCATTCCATTGATCAAAAATTTAGTCATACAAAAGCGCAGTGCTTATCTTATGCAAGCCAAATTGTATAAAGAAATGACTTATACAGAACAAATAGCTTTGATTAATAACATTATGATGGAAGCTGCCAGTCAATATTGGCAGTGGGTAAATGCCTATCAGAATTATCAGATAGTAGACAAAAATCTTAGTATAAGTTTGCAGCGTTTTGAGATGATAAAAAAAATGTGGAAAAATGGAGAGCGTCCTTCTATAGATACCATTGAGGCGATGACCCAACTTCAAATATTTGAATCTCAGAAAAATGAAAGTTGGTTGATATATCAAAGCGAAAGCATAGCCATGAGTGCTTTCTTGTGGAAAGCCAATAACACGCCATATCAATTACCCGCAAACACCATGCCTCAGCAGGGATGGGAAAATGAATCAAATATTGAAGCGTTTCAGCTCAATCTAACAGACCTAAAGGAATATGCACGACAATTTCATCCTGAATTGAAAATATATAGTCAAAAATTTGAAGTTTTAGGAATTGATAAAAAATTAAAATTTCAAGAATTATTGCCCGAACTTGATTTCAAATACAATCATTTAAGCAAAGGTTACAATGCCTTCAACACCGACGGCATATTTTTTCAAAATAATTTTCAATACGGTTTCAAATTAGAGATGCCATTACTGTTTTCTCAAGGCCGGGGAGAATACAAAAAGGTCAAACTAAAAATCGAAGAAAATAAAATCAATCAGAGTCAAAAATTACAAAATATAGAATTGAAAATTCAAAACTATCACAATGAATTTGTCATACTTAAAAACCAAGTAAAGCTACACAGTGCGATGTTGAGTAATTTTAAGACCATGTTAAAAGCCGAAGAGTCTTTATTTAGGAATGGCGAAAGCTCATTATTTCTGATAAATTCGAGAGAAAATAAAGTTTTGGAAATTGAACGTAAATTAATTGAATTAAAAACCAAATACTATAAAACTATTTATGCGCTTCAATGGAGCACTGGCTTATTGAAATAA
- a CDS encoding HlyD family efflux transporter periplasmic adaptor subunit yields MNQYNIPLKSFDAIYLIHQKSRIKYYFWTLILLLVLFLFLPWTQNIKTIGNITTLSQEQRPQKVNSPIPGKISQWKIKEGDFVKKGDTIIILTEIKEDYLDPNLITRTQSQVDAKKGSITYYKGKIGTTEMQIGNLIQAKNYKIQQLDNKISQINNKLEAENAELVANENEVTLLKNQYERQLKMFDEGLVSQTQLQQRNIQYQNAVSKKIITENKIAQTKQELINIRIEKNGVEQEYAEKINKAEGDKYQNLSQIASTQADVAKLENQVSNYTIRNGMYIVTASQDGQIVQANKSGIGEILKDGETIAIIVPTRVDYAIEMFIRPMDLPLINIGQPVRFTFDGYPAIVFSGWPNGSYGTFAGRITSFENAIGPNGMYRVLVAEDSSIKKWPEQLKIGTGAHGILLLKDVSIWYELWRNVNGFPVDFYIQKKY; encoded by the coding sequence ATGAATCAATACAATATCCCATTAAAATCTTTTGATGCTATATATTTAATTCATCAAAAATCCAGAATAAAATACTACTTCTGGACATTAATTCTGCTATTGGTATTATTTCTTTTTTTGCCTTGGACACAAAATATAAAAACCATTGGCAATATCACTACGCTAAGCCAAGAACAACGTCCGCAAAAAGTAAATTCACCTATCCCTGGAAAAATCAGCCAATGGAAGATCAAAGAGGGTGATTTTGTAAAAAAAGGTGATACAATTATAATTTTAACGGAAATAAAAGAGGATTACCTGGACCCTAATTTAATCACCAGAACACAAAGTCAAGTTGACGCAAAAAAAGGAAGCATCACTTATTATAAAGGAAAAATAGGTACAACCGAAATGCAAATTGGCAATCTAATACAAGCCAAAAATTATAAAATTCAACAACTGGATAACAAAATTAGTCAAATCAACAATAAATTAGAAGCAGAAAATGCAGAATTAGTCGCCAATGAAAACGAAGTCACATTGCTTAAAAATCAATACGAAAGACAACTTAAAATGTTTGATGAAGGATTGGTTTCTCAGACTCAATTACAACAAAGAAATATACAATATCAAAATGCTGTATCTAAAAAAATAATTACAGAAAATAAAATTGCCCAGACAAAACAGGAACTAATAAATATACGAATAGAAAAAAATGGTGTAGAGCAAGAGTATGCTGAAAAAATAAATAAAGCAGAGGGTGATAAATATCAGAATTTAAGTCAAATCGCCAGTACTCAGGCTGATGTTGCTAAACTTGAAAATCAAGTTAGTAACTACACTATACGAAACGGCATGTACATTGTAACAGCTTCTCAGGACGGTCAAATCGTGCAAGCGAACAAATCAGGTATTGGTGAGATTTTAAAAGATGGGGAGACCATTGCGATTATAGTCCCTACAAGAGTTGATTATGCAATAGAAATGTTTATAAGACCAATGGATTTACCTCTAATCAACATAGGACAGCCTGTTCGCTTTACTTTTGATGGATACCCCGCTATAGTTTTTAGTGGATGGCCGAATGGAAGTTATGGTACTTTTGCAGGAAGGATAACTTCATTTGAAAATGCTATTGGCCCCAATGGTATGTACAGAGTATTGGTAGCAGAAGACAGCTCCATAAAAAAATGGCCGGAACAATTAAAAATTGGAACAGGCGCTCATGGCATCCTCCTATTAAAAGACGTATCCATATGGTATGAATTATGGAGAAATGTGAATGGGTTTCCAGTTGATTTTTATATTCAAAAAAAATATTAA
- a CDS encoding ATP-binding cassette domain-containing protein, giving the protein MQKEEYNLDKLFEFIKLERREITSIYFYAILSGLIQLSLPLGIQAILGFVLGATLVTSVFILIIIIIIGVILVGYFQINQMKIIEKIQQKIFVRYAFDFAETIPRLDLKEIDHYYLPEKINRFFDVVNVQKSISKILLDMPTAIIQIALGLILLSLYHSLFFLFSLTLIFIIWVLFKLTSKKGLETSMKESNYKYKVLGWLEEMGRVIKSIKYSQGTNINLIKTDEKLEKYLSARTAHFNVLLFQFKSLLIFKIAITAVMLILGSYLLFNQKINIGQFVAAEIVIITIINSLEKLIISLEHIYDVITGLYKLDSVLNDSLEKDGKIDFKANELKIEINNLSFSYNENQKVFTNLSLLIHPNSITCISGEENSGKSTLLKLLTGAYKSFDGYITLNDIPLQNYTLQSLRKQTGVLLYEQELFEGTVFENISLGKKEITTESIMELSKKLGFENIIHRFPSNLTEKIDPLGKSLPTSVTRKILLLQSLIHNPLLIIMEEPWIGLDENVKKRLQAYLLEESKNKTIVVSTNDNDFANLCKHHIHLNKGNAIIKK; this is encoded by the coding sequence ATGCAAAAGGAAGAATATAATCTAGATAAATTATTTGAATTCATAAAACTAGAAAGACGGGAAATAACCTCAATCTATTTTTACGCTATTTTGAGTGGTTTAATTCAGTTAAGTCTCCCGCTTGGCATACAAGCTATTTTAGGATTTGTGCTTGGGGCTACTCTGGTAACCTCTGTCTTCATATTAATCATCATCATTATAATTGGTGTTATTTTGGTTGGATATTTTCAAATCAATCAAATGAAAATCATCGAAAAAATTCAACAAAAGATATTTGTAAGATATGCCTTTGACTTTGCGGAAACAATACCAAGACTTGATTTGAAAGAAATTGATCATTATTATTTACCTGAAAAAATAAATCGTTTTTTTGACGTGGTTAATGTACAAAAAAGTATCTCCAAAATACTTTTAGATATGCCAACGGCAATCATTCAGATTGCATTGGGACTAATTTTGCTTTCCTTGTATCATTCACTGTTTTTTCTTTTTTCATTAACTTTAATATTCATCATTTGGGTGCTATTTAAGTTGACTAGCAAAAAAGGATTGGAAACCAGCATGAAAGAAAGTAATTACAAATACAAAGTACTGGGATGGCTAGAAGAAATGGGGCGCGTAATAAAATCAATCAAATATAGCCAAGGCACCAATATCAATTTAATAAAAACAGATGAAAAATTAGAAAAATACTTATCGGCAAGAACTGCCCATTTTAATGTTCTGCTTTTTCAATTTAAATCTTTGCTCATATTTAAAATTGCGATTACTGCCGTAATGCTTATTTTAGGTTCTTATTTATTGTTTAACCAAAAAATAAATATTGGACAATTTGTTGCTGCAGAAATTGTCATCATTACGATTATCAACTCTTTAGAAAAACTAATCATTAGTCTGGAACATATATATGATGTAATTACAGGACTTTATAAACTAGACTCTGTACTCAACGATTCTCTTGAGAAAGATGGAAAAATTGACTTCAAAGCCAATGAATTAAAAATTGAAATAAATAATTTGAGTTTTTCATACAATGAAAATCAAAAAGTATTTACAAACTTATCACTTTTAATACATCCAAACAGTATAACATGCATCTCTGGAGAAGAAAATAGCGGAAAATCTACTTTACTAAAATTATTAACAGGGGCCTATAAAAGCTTTGATGGTTACATAACTTTGAATGACATACCATTGCAGAATTACACCTTACAAAGCCTTAGAAAACAAACAGGTGTATTGCTTTATGAACAAGAACTTTTTGAGGGAACGGTATTTGAAAATATTTCCCTTGGCAAAAAAGAAATTACAACTGAGAGCATAATGGAACTATCTAAAAAATTAGGCTTTGAAAATATTATTCATCGATTCCCGTCAAATTTAACTGAAAAAATTGACCCATTAGGAAAATCTTTACCTACTTCTGTTACAAGAAAAATACTGCTGTTGCAATCACTTATTCACAATCCATTGCTAATAATTATGGAGGAGCCTTGGATTGGGTTAGATGAAAATGTTAAAAAAAGACTCCAGGCATACCTTTTAGAAGAATCGAAAAACAAAACAATTGTCGTCTCAACAAATGACAATGATTTTGCCAATTTATGTAAGCATCATATTCATCTAAACAAAGGAAATGCCATCATAAAAAAATAG